The nucleotide sequence GCAGGGGCGTATCTCTGGCCAGTGCCTCCTCACCCAATCCTTTTTGTGGCCTGGCCCACCTGCCCCAGAACCAAAGGAGACCCAGGGCTTCAGTTTACTACTGTAAAGTGAAGGCAGACCTGCAAACACTGTCCCTAGGGAGGCTGTGGGGGAACTTTTCATTCCTGACAATTCAGTTCAGAAATACTGACTGACTGCCAGCAGGGCGTCACATCGGTAACAGGGAAGGGGGAAGCTTCACCTTTCTGTCTTGGCTTTTCTCCGGGTTTCGGGAGGGGCATCCAtttctggggtgggggaagaaatACCAAATGCATTGTTGTTCTGCTTGGTACATCTCACTTGTTTCTAATAAAAGAAGCagctgaacaaaaaaaaaaaaaaaaaaagatgcccgAGGAGCAAACTGGAGGAGCTGAGGCAGGTGCGGAGAAGTTAATTAGTAAACGAAACAGAAACCGGAGCCATGAAGGATGGCAGGGAACAATAAAATACCTCTCAACAGTGTGTGAGGGGTGGGCGTGGAGCTTGATTTCTGATACTGAGGCGTCTTTGAGACACCCAAGTAGAAGTGCTgaataggctcagagaggtctaGGACTACTGACTTAAATTTGGAAGTCACCATGCAGATGGAATTGAAGGTACAGTCTTGAGTGCCTAGGAAAATAATACTGAGTAACAGGAGGACATAAACCCAAGCCTTGAGCAATTCCAACATTTAATGGCTGAGTCTCAAAGAATGTATTACCAAGTCTGAAAAAGGAACAACTAGTAATGAAAAGCAAAAACCTGACTATACTATCACAGAGCCAAATGCTGTTGAGAGTTCAATAAAATGAGGACCATTAGATTTAACACCATCAGTCTTTGGTGACCCTGGTGAGAGCTGAATGGAGGGACAGAAGCAGAAATGGAGTGGGGTAAGGAGTAAGTGGCAGAGGGTGATTTCAAGAGCGTACTACTCCCCCAAACAGTAACATCTCAAACGCAAAATAAATTTAAGCATGAAATGAGCTGCAACTCATTCACTTCTGCAAGTGAATAAAAATTTCTAGAATTCTTTAAGACCATCTATATTCTTACCCAGCTGTTTTCTTGACTTTGTTTTAGAAtgaatctcttctgcatcatctAATACGAGGTTCATATACTCATCAAAACCCTAGAAAAATAAGCCAGTTGATGGTCATCTTCATGTAAGATCACATCCAAGCAATTCTAAATAAATATGCCTTTATAGATACAGAAATGCCAAATTCAGACATTCACCCCTCCATTGATACATCAGCTGAAACACTACCTACCCATCCTAAGCCtctttttaaataacaaagaaagacAATGTACTTCAAGTTACTTCTGGAACCTTTTGGACTTAAGATTTCATCAGCTCTGTTAAACAGCCATTCTCCTTATCTTATACAACCTGCTCAATATAGAGCGTGTGTACATGTAGGAATTAACATCTACTGCCACCCTATTCCCATGCTCCCCACCAAACACTATCACCACGAACCACCACTAGCTTGTTTTCCAACTAGTCATCTGGGAAGGGCAGATTACTGATGCAATCTACAATGTCCAAAAAAAATACTGGAATCCTAACATAATACTTCCACcatatttcatctttcttttcagCATTATTTAAGCTATTCTACAGTCTtggacattttatttaactttcccCACTCTGCTCTATTCAGGTACCACCTGACCCAGAACTAATACTCCATTAATctcaccccccccttttttttgacTCTTCCTTTAAATACTAATATTGttgtttaaagaattttttaaaattagttttcccTCTCTTTTATGAATCACCCAATCTCTATCAAGTAAAACCATGAGACAAGGATAATGGGCCCTGAAAACTCTTCTGTGCATTATGTCTTTGACCTTTTGTACATTGCTCTGTTGGCCAtcttttgtgaaatatttttctatgAACAAACTGCTCTGAAATAAAGTATCCTGGGTACTCACAATGATACAGCCTTCTATCCGCATATTTACTTGCTCATAAAGCCACACCTGAATCCGAGATCtctgaaataatcataaaaatagaaatgttaagaaacaagtaaacaaaatccAGCCACTCAAACAAGAGACAAATACGGCTCCTAAAAAACTTTAACAAAACCCAAGATTAATTCCTTATCAAGAAATATTCTCACTTAAGTGCTATACTGGGACTAAGTTAATTTTCCTGGGATCTTAGTCATATTTCTATTGCTTCTGGTCTTAACACATTTAGCGTGAAATTTTGTGACAGGAAAGCGTAAAGGGCTGCTTATCTGCTACTGGAAAATCCAGCTCCAAGACAGCTTTCTCTAGGTTCTCAGTTTTCCATGTCTCACATCTAACGACCAGGAGAGGGACTTTCAATTCTGGTGGTTAAAAATTACAATAGCTTGAAATTAACCTGTTTTTCAATTGTGTTATCACACACTAGAATCTGTCAGAACAGGAACTACATTTTCTCTCAGAGATAATTTAAACACTCTGTCCTGCCAAGTCAAATTCTGAGTTGCTAAAAATCCTCCCAAAGGAAAGGAGGCTGCCACTAAATCCTCTGAACCTAtcctttctgtcttccttttaCAGTGTCTTTTCTATATACCTTCCCGCACCCCAGCCGGAGCACTTCACACACCACCTTACGACCTGGTTTAAAGCTGACTgaacttttcttccagtgtttcaTCATAAAAGGTAGGGGGAAAGATTCCGATGTTCTCGGCACGATCACCATAAACAAAAGCACCAATACCCACACATCACTGTCAGGCCAgccaataattattttttgaaattagtAATTTTGGTCTTGCAAAGTAATGACGACGCAATTCTTTGCGTGTTTGGAGTTGGCATGGCTACAAACCATTTTATCACATTGGAGCTTTCCTTGCACTTCTTCCCATCAAATACCCCTCCCAACCTCCAATTTCACCTACTTTCAACTCCAGAACAGTGATCAGATAGGACGGCACAGCCAAATAAATTCATCTTTAACTTAAAAAGTAACCGTGAAACAGTTAACAAACAACTTACGTTTTGCAAGTATCTGAAGATGAGGTTCTGCACCAGTGGTTAAGGAAAAACAAATGCACGCGTAGCATTGGCTCTGCTCCCTGAAAGCGGTCCAACCTGCCCCCACCCATCtcactttttgttttctgagcGCGAGGTCTGTGCCTTCGCAACGAAAAGCGCCCAACGAGGCACTCACATGGGGCTCCCTAAATACTGTAAACGAATCCCCTTACTCTCCTTCAGTTTCTTCGGCGCAGACATCTTTCCCCCCTGCCCGAGACCGGTAACTCCGGCCTTCACTCAGCATGTAATTAAGGCTGTCTTCCCTCCGCTCACCCCGGCCATTCCTGCAGTGCCCCCCGCAGAGGTCCGCCCAAACCCAACCTCCCACCCATCACCGGTTCTTCAACTACCCGCGCTTTCTCGCAGGCTCGGTCGCCCCGGGGGCTCATGGGATGAGGGCCCGCACTCCGCTCCCTCTGGCCTGCTGTCGGCTCCTTCGCCCCCCGTTTCCTGGCCCGAACCTCCTAGCTCTCACATCCCCAGTAGGATACGATGGGCTGCACCATCACCTTCTGCACTTTCTGGCCCTGACCACGGTACGCCATGCTGGAAGCTCACAAAGACCGCTCTAATCCGCACGCTACCTCAAAAAGCAGCTTCCGGAATGAAGTCGGAAGCGGAAGTGGGTCACGCTCGCGCGGCGACCGGGGCGGCTCCGCTCCAGGGAAATACCTCTCTAGCCACGGAGAGCGGCTTGTCTCTGTGCTCTATAGCATTCGGGGGAGGCCAATCTGAGGCGACTGCTTATTTGAACGTGGGTTGGTCCTACAGCGCCAcctggaggatggggaggaggagccCAGCGGCTCCTGTTGTGTGAGGGCCCgcggcgggggttgggggggcggCGGGGGGGCATCGCGTCTTCACTTTCTCTATCGGCTTTAAGAGCCAAATCGTCCCGTTGCGAACCTCAGTACGTGGAATGGGTTGGTTTAGTGCTTTTTCTAAGGCCTGTTTCTAGGCTTGGTAGCAGGGTTGTGATGGACAGGGTAGGGCGGCAAGaagcccacgctcagggtttccaCATCTGACGCGTTCAGTCACAGACGCTCTGAATTCAAAAGTCGGATGCCGTGGTTTGCTCCAATAACAGATTAAACTCTCGTCGACTTTGTGAAGGGTTATTGTAAGGTGGCAACAGGGCATCTGTTCAGCGTGAAAACTCTGAAATCTGATTACTGGGCTCAAATCCAGCTCGCTTATAGTGTGACCAAGGGTAAGTTACTCAGCTTTGCTATGTCTGGCTGAGTTGTTACCCAAATTGGAATAAAAATGTTCCTTCCTCGTGGGGCTAAAGAGTCAATGAAGTAGCAGTAGATACGTGTACACATTAAGGTCTGAACATTTGAACATGTTGTTTCCTGGGTAACACAGCTGGAAGGGGAGGAGTTGGAATTTGTTAGGTTACCTGTTCGGGGGCTTGTGGTCCAGCAGGAATTCCGTTTAATTGgagtacccattttatagataaggacacTGAAGCTCAGAGTTGAAGAGGCTCCTCTAAGGGGACACCACTTAGGGCAAGACAGAATCACTACTTGTTGAACTGAGGTTActaaaccaaacttgggtccgctCGTCTGAGGAAGCAGTAAAGCCAGCCTGCTGACGCTGGGCTGTGGGGAAGGAAAGCACAGCATttactgcagggccgagcaagcaGACCCAGCAGCTCGTGCTCAGAAGATCCGAACTGCCTGGTGGCTTTTTAAAGGCAAAGATTTTAAAGACAAAGTAAGGGAGAGGGTTGTGGGtacgtgatcagctcatgcacaatttTCTCATTGGGTAGTGAGGTCCCAGGAATCAGCATTATCAGTCTTCAGGCTCCGGTCCTCAGTCTGGGGGCTGCGTATTCATGGTCATCATGCAGTTAGCTTCTTCCACCTGCTAGTGGTCGtagtatctgcaaaacaactTCAAGGATATGCTCAGGATATTATCTGTCATCCTTGACTTTGTTTCATGGCTAAACTATCGTTATTTTATCTTgcttgactgttctcctgtgtttcggcattttctcacttctctgattaaatttgctctctggaactcagggaaggcctaggagactaaagcttTTCTATATAAGAGGTAGGGGACACAGGGGCCTGTTCCCCAGAAAGCTCCACAGGGTCCTTTTCAGTTTCAAGGTCCTCTGTTTAATGTTTAAGGGCAACCTCATAAAAATGTGAGatcaaagaatatgaaagtgcTATTTAAAAGACCTAGAAAATGCATggaataattatttctttaaaaaaaaattcccctccccaaacacaacAGAAGGTCATGATGTACACAGAGTAAATCTGAGATCTGCTGAATCTGAAGACAGTGTGGTCAGAGCACACTGATAAACCCACCCCAGCTGAGACGCGGAGATACTCGGCTGCTTGTTTGTGCATGTTCCTGTTTCTGAAGTCGTGATACCTAAACTTTTAAGGACTGATGATCTCTATAACCGATTGTTTTGACTGATTATCAACCCATGAGAAgtgatttactttttttctgaatgattctgccttttttgcatttaaatctttgatccatctAGAATTTATCCCAGTATATCTTAGAACTGATACAACTTCATAACTTCTAGGTGGCTACCCAGTTGTCCATCAGTCACCATTACAAAAAATAACCCTTTGTTCCTCAATTTTAAATGCCACATTTATAGTCTACcaagagtg is from Vicugna pacos chromosome 23, VicPac4, whole genome shotgun sequence and encodes:
- the SNRPE gene encoding small nuclear ribonucleoprotein E, which produces MAYRGQGQKVQKVMVQPINLIFRYLQNRSRIQVWLYEQVNMRIEGCIIGFDEYMNLVLDDAEEIHSKTKSRKQLGRIMLKGDNITLLQSVSN